Proteins found in one Arthrobacter pascens genomic segment:
- a CDS encoding UDP-N-acetylmuramate dehydrogenase, with protein MTQTMLSALTTAAVGGPAGKFIEARTEAGIIDAVQSADAAGEQVLIIGGGSNLLISDDGFPGTVVRIASEGFTVSAEDSCGGVAVVVQAGHNWDAFVEHAVLHAWSGIEALAGIPGATGATPVQNVGAYGSDVSQTIAAVRTWDRSRNAVQTFTNSELKFGYRDSILKQTTVNGSPRYVVLTVEFQLPLGRMSAPIRYAELARSLGVEPGQRAYSNDVRREVLRLRASKGMVLDSADRDTYSTGSFFTNPIVPEDVAAGLPASAPQYPSGQDGLVKLSAAWLIDHSGFGKGFGLEEGSVSGGRASLSTKHTLAITNRGSASAKDMVAVAREVRAGVVEHFGIELHPEPLLIGLTL; from the coding sequence GTGACCCAGACAATGCTTTCCGCCCTGACCACGGCTGCCGTCGGAGGCCCCGCCGGCAAGTTCATCGAGGCCAGGACCGAGGCTGGGATCATCGACGCCGTCCAATCCGCGGACGCTGCAGGGGAGCAGGTCCTCATCATCGGGGGCGGTTCCAACCTCCTGATTTCCGACGACGGGTTCCCCGGTACGGTGGTCAGGATCGCTTCGGAAGGGTTCACCGTCAGCGCCGAGGATTCCTGCGGCGGGGTGGCCGTGGTGGTCCAGGCGGGCCATAACTGGGACGCCTTTGTGGAACACGCGGTGCTGCATGCCTGGTCAGGAATTGAAGCCCTTGCCGGCATCCCGGGTGCCACCGGCGCCACGCCGGTCCAGAACGTGGGCGCCTACGGTTCTGACGTTTCGCAGACCATCGCCGCCGTGCGGACCTGGGACCGTTCGCGGAACGCCGTGCAGACCTTCACCAACTCCGAGCTCAAATTCGGCTACCGCGATTCCATCCTCAAGCAGACCACCGTCAACGGTTCGCCCCGTTACGTGGTGCTGACGGTTGAGTTCCAGCTGCCCCTCGGCCGGATGAGTGCCCCCATCCGGTATGCCGAGCTGGCGCGTTCACTCGGTGTAGAGCCGGGTCAACGGGCCTACTCGAACGATGTCCGCCGCGAAGTGCTGCGGCTGCGGGCCTCCAAGGGCATGGTGCTGGACTCGGCCGACCGGGATACGTATTCCACCGGTTCATTCTTCACCAACCCCATCGTTCCTGAGGACGTGGCGGCCGGGCTGCCCGCTTCGGCACCGCAATATCCTTCCGGCCAGGACGGGCTGGTGAAGCTGTCCGCCGCGTGGCTGATCGACCACTCGGGATTCGGCAAGGGATTTGGCCTGGAAGAAGGCAGTGTCTCCGGCGGACGGGCCTCACTGTCCACCAAGCACACGCTGGCCATCACCAACCGCGGCTCAGCCAGCGCGAAGGATATGGTGGCGGTCGCGCGCGAGGTGCGCGCCGGCGTCGTGGAGCATTTTGGTATTGAACTGCATCCGGAACCGTTGCTTATCGGGCTGACACTCTAG
- a CDS encoding winged helix DNA-binding domain-containing protein, translating into MAATAGNRVSRKIMGRLRLASQGLVGPGLGSVPDAVRWMTATQAQDLQAALWAAGLRVPGAAVSDVRAAIDGATVVRSWPMRGTLHLVAPEDLRWMLGLTAERLTRSIAGRHRELDITWADIEKCRDVALERVAGGGSLSRAELFAAFEAAGQQTTGQRGIHVLGTLCRHGWLVQGPLVGNQQLLVAFDEWIPVSRNLERQEGIAEFALRYFRSHGPATLRDFAWWTQIPLTEVRSAFELVRGQLVELELGDTSYWLSPETASLLDDGVPGQRSVLLLPGFDEFVLGYTDRSLVLAPEHANKIVPGGNGVFKKTIVAGGEVIGTWARAGTTPGAAVVPELFDETKPLGPGARAAFDKAAEQYVAFLAG; encoded by the coding sequence ATGGCAGCAACGGCAGGAAACCGCGTAAGCCGGAAGATCATGGGCAGGCTGCGCTTGGCGTCGCAGGGCCTGGTGGGGCCCGGACTCGGCTCGGTTCCCGACGCCGTGCGCTGGATGACCGCCACGCAGGCCCAGGATCTGCAGGCGGCGCTGTGGGCCGCGGGCCTGAGGGTGCCCGGGGCCGCTGTGAGCGACGTCCGTGCGGCAATTGACGGCGCCACTGTGGTCCGCTCGTGGCCGATGCGGGGGACCCTGCACCTGGTGGCCCCCGAGGACTTGCGGTGGATGCTTGGCCTCACTGCCGAGCGGCTCACCCGCAGCATTGCGGGCAGGCACCGGGAGCTGGATATCACCTGGGCGGACATCGAGAAGTGCCGCGACGTTGCCCTTGAGCGCGTGGCCGGCGGTGGTTCCTTGAGCAGGGCTGAGCTCTTTGCTGCGTTTGAGGCAGCCGGGCAGCAAACCACCGGCCAGCGGGGGATCCACGTCCTGGGAACACTGTGCCGCCACGGATGGCTGGTCCAGGGCCCGCTCGTCGGCAACCAGCAGCTTCTGGTGGCCTTCGACGAGTGGATCCCGGTTTCGCGGAACCTTGAGCGGCAGGAGGGGATCGCGGAGTTTGCGCTGCGCTACTTCCGCAGCCACGGCCCGGCCACCCTACGTGACTTTGCATGGTGGACGCAGATTCCCCTGACCGAAGTGCGGTCCGCTTTTGAGCTCGTCCGCGGGCAGCTGGTCGAGCTTGAACTCGGCGACACCAGCTACTGGTTGTCACCGGAGACCGCGTCACTGCTCGATGACGGTGTGCCCGGCCAGCGGTCCGTCCTGCTGCTGCCCGGCTTCGATGAGTTTGTGCTCGGTTACACGGACCGGAGTCTTGTCCTGGCACCGGAGCACGCCAACAAGATCGTCCCCGGCGGCAACGGCGTGTTCAAGAAGACCATCGTGGCCGGGGGAGAGGTGATTGGCACCTGGGCACGTGCTGGCACAACCCCGGGCGCCGCCGTCGTGCCCGAGCTCTTTGACGAAACCAAGCCGCTCGGCCCCGGTGCCCGCGCTGCCTTCGACAAAGCCGCCGAGCAGTACGTGGCGTTCCTGGCGGGCTGA
- a CDS encoding type IV toxin-antitoxin system AbiEi family antitoxin domain-containing protein: MNGDKIRALVDARWPAFPVASTRQLTAAGLEERVLTTAVRSGVLLRLRRGAYVRSAFWQGAEPWTRDALQIQAHFESTGGLSRYSHVSAARLHECHVWDVGPRIHVTTDYANSLKSAGNDVRTHRAALASSELTTLWTSDGREILTTSLERTVLDCARILTLEQAAVIGDHALRKGARINSMRQLLVQCPAKRGSRRALDLLDVLDGRSESVGETRTRLLLRSFGLTMFLPQFEIPTPRGLFRADFADPATKIVIEFDGSGKYTDYKPTEEVLLAERRRENAMVEEGWQVLRLEWKHLAQPAELRRRLLAIMDRSKRLSA, translated from the coding sequence ATGAACGGTGACAAAATCCGTGCGCTCGTGGACGCGCGCTGGCCTGCCTTTCCTGTGGCATCCACACGGCAGCTGACCGCGGCAGGGCTGGAGGAACGGGTTCTGACCACAGCAGTCCGCAGCGGTGTCCTCCTCCGGCTTCGGCGGGGCGCCTACGTCCGAAGCGCCTTTTGGCAAGGGGCCGAACCGTGGACCAGAGACGCTTTGCAGATTCAGGCGCACTTTGAGTCCACCGGAGGGCTCTCCCGCTACAGCCATGTCAGTGCTGCCAGGCTGCACGAATGCCATGTCTGGGATGTTGGGCCCCGGATCCACGTCACCACGGACTACGCAAACTCCTTGAAAAGTGCCGGGAACGACGTCCGGACGCACCGGGCGGCCTTGGCATCCTCGGAACTGACAACGTTGTGGACGTCGGACGGCAGGGAAATCCTGACCACAAGCCTCGAGCGGACCGTCCTGGACTGTGCCCGTATCCTGACGCTTGAACAGGCAGCTGTGATCGGCGACCATGCGCTGCGCAAGGGAGCCCGTATCAACAGCATGCGCCAGCTGCTGGTCCAGTGCCCGGCCAAACGCGGGAGTCGGCGGGCCCTGGATCTATTGGATGTCCTGGATGGCCGGTCGGAATCGGTAGGGGAGACCCGGACAAGGCTGCTGCTCCGCTCCTTTGGCTTGACGATGTTCCTGCCGCAGTTCGAGATCCCCACGCCGCGCGGCCTCTTCCGGGCGGACTTCGCGGATCCAGCGACCAAAATCGTGATCGAGTTCGATGGCAGCGGAAAATACACCGACTACAAACCCACCGAGGAGGTACTTCTCGCTGAGCGCCGCCGAGAGAATGCCATGGTGGAAGAAGGCTGGCAGGTCCTCCGGCTTGAGTGGAAGCACTTGGCCCAGCCTGCCGAGCTGAGGCGACGGCTGCTCGCCATCATGGACCGCTCAAAAAGACTGAGCGCGTGA
- the asd gene encoding aspartate-semialdehyde dehydrogenase: MTTAATPSVGLVGWRGMVGSVLMQRMQDEGDFASINPVFFSTSNAGGAAPSFADGAGKLGDAFDVDTLAKLPIIVTAQGGDYTKRVHTELRSRGWDGLWIDAASTLRMNDDSIIVLDPINRDVIDKGLVNGTRDFIGGNCTVSCMLMGLGGLFKNGLVEWGTSMTYQAASGGGARHMRELLSQFGTLNAEVSSELDDPASAILEIDRKVLAHQRTDIDATQFGVPLAGSLIPWIDADLGNGQSKEEWKAGVETNKILGTSEENRVIMDGLCIRIGAMRSHSQALTLKLREDLSVAEIEKIVAEDNEWAKVIPNTKEASMAGLTPVAASGTLDIPVGRIRKLDMGPEYISAFTVGDQLLWGAAEPLRRMLNIATGNL, from the coding sequence ATGACTACAGCAGCTACTCCGTCCGTTGGACTTGTCGGTTGGCGTGGCATGGTCGGTTCCGTCCTGATGCAGCGCATGCAGGACGAGGGCGACTTCGCCAGCATCAACCCGGTGTTTTTCTCCACCTCGAACGCAGGAGGTGCCGCCCCGTCGTTTGCTGATGGGGCCGGCAAGCTCGGGGACGCGTTCGACGTCGACACCCTGGCTAAGCTGCCCATTATTGTCACCGCCCAGGGCGGGGACTACACCAAGCGCGTCCACACCGAGCTGCGCAGCCGCGGCTGGGACGGCCTGTGGATCGACGCCGCCTCCACGCTGCGCATGAACGACGACTCGATCATCGTGCTGGACCCGATCAACCGCGACGTCATCGACAAGGGCCTGGTCAACGGCACCAGGGACTTCATCGGCGGCAACTGCACCGTCTCCTGCATGCTGATGGGCCTCGGCGGGCTGTTCAAGAACGGCCTCGTCGAATGGGGCACGTCCATGACCTACCAAGCTGCCTCCGGCGGCGGCGCCCGGCACATGCGCGAACTGCTCAGCCAGTTCGGCACGCTCAACGCCGAGGTCAGCTCGGAACTGGACGACCCGGCGTCGGCCATCCTGGAAATTGACCGAAAGGTCCTGGCCCACCAGCGGACCGACATCGACGCCACCCAGTTCGGCGTGCCGCTGGCCGGCTCCCTGATCCCCTGGATCGATGCGGACCTGGGCAACGGACAGTCCAAGGAAGAGTGGAAGGCCGGGGTCGAGACCAACAAGATCTTGGGCACGTCCGAAGAGAACCGCGTGATCATGGACGGCCTCTGCATCCGGATCGGCGCCATGCGCTCCCACTCGCAGGCCCTCACCCTCAAGCTCCGCGAGGACCTTTCCGTGGCCGAGATCGAGAAGATCGTGGCCGAGGACAACGAGTGGGCCAAGGTGATTCCGAACACCAAGGAAGCCTCCATGGCGGGCCTGACTCCGGTGGCCGCGTCCGGCACGCTGGACATCCCGGTGGGCCGTATCCGCAAGCTCGACATGGGCCCGGAGTACATCAGCGCGTTCACCGTAGGCGACCAGCTCCTCTGGGGCGCCGCCGAGCCGTTGCGCCGCATGCTCAACATCGCCACCGGGAACCTTTAG
- a CDS encoding WXG100 family type VII secretion target — MAGNMWGADVAGLRTLAQQFGKVSDNLLQQSSRLSSQINNTPAWKGQDAVKFRSDWNGSHRALLQRTALALKQESKKLLENANEQEKTSQDGAAGSVRGADMGSAGFAVAGAVLLGAVGGLKAGMNIQKYIKAPLTLAKHVGQYGWVLKNRPTELAQALLSKGQHRLGGPVFDSRHLLGNTAGNTALDDLLRESTKANRGLGLIDKASDIASLKNLDKYIGPLSKAEGFFAEKPWIGAGTKFEWLGKSGLARGLGWAGVGFSAVDSVRSFADGDIKGGVGSALKTGLGIGCFLPPPAGTVCQVASVGVAIYENWDTISSVGKNVGDGIANAVKDPGKFVSDAGNTVKDAGKSVAKFFGFGG, encoded by the coding sequence GTGGCAGGAAACATGTGGGGCGCCGACGTCGCCGGGCTCCGGACGCTCGCACAGCAGTTCGGAAAGGTGTCCGACAACCTGCTCCAGCAGTCCTCACGGCTGAGCAGCCAGATCAACAACACCCCTGCCTGGAAGGGCCAAGACGCTGTTAAGTTCCGCTCTGACTGGAACGGAAGCCATCGGGCTCTGCTCCAGCGGACGGCATTAGCACTCAAGCAGGAATCCAAAAAACTGCTGGAGAACGCCAATGAGCAAGAGAAGACCAGCCAGGACGGCGCGGCCGGCTCTGTGCGAGGCGCGGACATGGGTTCAGCAGGATTCGCGGTGGCGGGCGCTGTGCTGCTCGGTGCCGTCGGCGGCCTGAAAGCCGGCATGAACATCCAGAAGTACATCAAGGCCCCCCTCACCCTTGCCAAACACGTAGGGCAGTACGGCTGGGTCCTGAAGAACCGGCCCACGGAACTAGCCCAGGCCTTACTGTCGAAAGGCCAGCACCGGCTCGGCGGGCCGGTTTTCGACAGCCGCCACCTACTGGGGAACACCGCGGGGAACACCGCCCTCGACGACCTGCTCAGGGAATCGACCAAGGCAAACCGGGGCCTCGGGCTCATCGATAAAGCGTCAGACATCGCGTCGCTGAAGAACCTGGACAAGTACATCGGGCCGCTGAGCAAGGCCGAGGGTTTCTTTGCAGAAAAGCCGTGGATCGGTGCGGGCACCAAGTTTGAGTGGCTCGGCAAGTCCGGGCTGGCACGCGGATTGGGCTGGGCCGGCGTCGGCTTCAGCGCCGTGGATTCGGTCCGCAGCTTCGCGGATGGGGACATCAAAGGCGGCGTGGGGAGTGCCCTCAAAACGGGCCTCGGCATCGGCTGCTTCCTGCCGCCACCCGCCGGTACAGTGTGCCAGGTGGCCAGCGTCGGGGTTGCGATCTACGAGAACTGGGACACGATCAGCAGCGTGGGGAAGAACGTGGGCGACGGAATTGCCAACGCCGTCAAGGACCCGGGCAAGTTCGTCAGTGACGCGGGCAACACCGTTAAAGATGCAGGCAAGTCCGTTGCGAAGTTCTTCGGCTTCGGAGGATAG
- a CDS encoding NF038396 family protein, with protein MLKKPETLFVLGYMLLPLLALLSAIVGLTMILGGNKLAGIIVLVVVTQVFAFGAFFALRARKRALSAETAGR; from the coding sequence ATGCTGAAGAAACCGGAAACGCTCTTTGTCCTTGGTTATATGCTGCTGCCCCTGCTTGCACTCCTGTCCGCGATCGTTGGCCTGACCATGATCCTGGGCGGCAACAAGCTCGCCGGCATCATCGTGCTGGTCGTTGTGACGCAGGTGTTCGCCTTCGGCGCCTTCTTCGCGCTGCGTGCCCGCAAGCGTGCCCTGTCGGCGGAGACCGCCGGCCGGTAG
- a CDS encoding dihydrofolate reductase encodes MSTENTADPQAFTAELAGSVTGVGVVWAQTPDGVIGKDGDMPWHLPEDLKHFNRLTVGHPVIMGRKTWLSFPDKYRPLPGRTNIVITRQKSWAETPEAEGAVVVPSLDDALLESQFVEGGETVWILGGGEILKQSTDLANVAVVTTIDVKADGDTFAPELGETWEAAASVPPDGWLTAANGTRYRFTKWVRTEG; translated from the coding sequence ATGAGTACAGAAAATACCGCCGACCCCCAGGCATTCACCGCTGAGCTTGCCGGTTCCGTGACCGGTGTAGGCGTCGTGTGGGCGCAGACCCCGGACGGCGTCATCGGCAAAGATGGCGACATGCCCTGGCACCTGCCCGAGGACCTGAAGCACTTTAACCGGCTGACGGTCGGCCACCCCGTCATCATGGGGCGAAAGACCTGGCTGTCCTTCCCGGACAAGTACCGGCCCCTGCCCGGCCGGACCAACATCGTCATCACCCGGCAGAAAAGCTGGGCCGAGACGCCCGAGGCGGAGGGCGCCGTCGTGGTCCCCTCCCTGGATGACGCCCTCCTGGAGTCCCAGTTCGTTGAAGGCGGCGAGACGGTGTGGATCCTGGGAGGAGGCGAGATCTTGAAGCAGTCCACCGACCTCGCCAACGTTGCCGTGGTCACCACGATCGATGTGAAGGCCGACGGCGACACGTTTGCTCCCGAACTCGGCGAAACCTGGGAGGCGGCCGCCTCCGTTCCTCCCGATGGCTGGCTGACGGCGGCCAACGGAACGCGGTACAGATTCACCAAATGGGTCAGGACGGAGGGCTGA
- a CDS encoding thymidylate synthase — translation MSIPTPYEDLLRDVMAHGTHKSDRTGTGTSSVFGRQLRFDLSQSFPLVTTKRVHFKSVAVELLWFLRGESNVKWMQDQGVTIWNEWADADGELGPVYGVQWRSWPTPDGGHVDQIAELVANLKSNPDSRRHIVSAWNVSELKDMALPPCHAFFQFYVADGKLSCQLYQRSADMFLGVPFNIASYSLLTCMIAQQVGLEPGEFVWTGGDVHIYENHMDQVLKQLDREPYEYPQLKITRKPASIFDYTLDDFEVVGYRHHPTIKAPIAV, via the coding sequence GTGAGCATTCCTACGCCTTATGAAGACCTCCTGCGCGACGTCATGGCACATGGCACGCACAAATCCGACCGAACCGGGACCGGCACCAGCAGCGTGTTCGGCCGTCAGCTGCGCTTTGACCTGAGCCAAAGTTTTCCGCTGGTCACCACCAAGCGGGTGCACTTCAAGTCCGTCGCGGTTGAGCTGTTGTGGTTCCTGCGCGGCGAATCGAACGTGAAGTGGATGCAGGACCAGGGTGTAACCATCTGGAATGAATGGGCGGACGCCGACGGAGAACTTGGTCCCGTGTACGGCGTCCAGTGGCGCAGCTGGCCCACCCCGGACGGCGGCCACGTCGACCAGATCGCCGAGCTGGTGGCGAACCTCAAATCCAACCCGGACTCACGCCGGCACATCGTATCCGCCTGGAATGTCTCCGAGCTCAAGGACATGGCGCTGCCCCCGTGCCACGCGTTCTTCCAGTTCTACGTGGCGGATGGGAAGCTGTCCTGCCAGCTGTACCAGCGTTCAGCGGACATGTTCCTGGGCGTGCCCTTCAACATTGCCTCCTACTCGCTGCTGACCTGCATGATCGCCCAGCAGGTGGGGCTGGAGCCTGGCGAGTTCGTCTGGACCGGCGGGGACGTCCACATCTACGAGAACCACATGGACCAGGTCCTCAAGCAGCTGGACCGTGAGCCGTACGAATACCCGCAGCTGAAGATCACCCGGAAGCCGGCGTCGATCTTCGACTACACGCTGGATGACTTCGAAGTAGTGGGCTACCGTCATCACCCTACGATCAAGGCTCCGATCGCCGTATGA
- a CDS encoding GntR family transcriptional regulator, translated as MNAGISIDLRSATPPYEQIRSQISSLIAMGTLVPGGRLPTVRSLAADLGIAAGTVARAYKELEASGLIESRRRRGTVVAFGTPGGTGGTGTVPESVTGAVDLLISTARDAGLSDELLLDLVRGKLGKGRPSTEPGLGQSRL; from the coding sequence ATGAACGCCGGCATCTCTATCGACTTACGGTCCGCGACGCCGCCGTATGAGCAAATCCGTTCGCAGATCAGCTCTTTGATTGCCATGGGCACCCTGGTCCCGGGCGGTCGCCTGCCCACGGTTCGCAGCCTGGCCGCTGATCTGGGCATTGCCGCCGGCACTGTTGCCCGGGCCTACAAGGAGCTGGAGGCCTCAGGCCTGATTGAATCCCGACGGCGGCGGGGTACGGTGGTTGCCTTCGGCACCCCGGGCGGGACCGGCGGAACTGGAACCGTCCCGGAATCGGTGACTGGCGCCGTCGACCTCCTGATCAGCACTGCACGTGATGCAGGGCTGAGTGACGAACTCCTGCTCGACCTCGTCCGCGGAAAACTCGGTAAGGGCCGACCCTCCACGGAACCAGGGCTGGGGCAAAGTAGACTTTAG